In Falco naumanni isolate bFalNau1 chromosome 5, bFalNau1.pat, whole genome shotgun sequence, the following are encoded in one genomic region:
- the LOC121088266 gene encoding inhibitor of nuclear factor kappa-B kinase-interacting protein-like has translation MSEVKQRKKGVSLSKTNEGSQKAEKHSNCGKLASPRTSNNRSSFWMDSRTSLSIISLAVCLMLTWFLFQQSGQFADMEKKYKFLQQEAVKFLDVENKVNLISEKLESSESILQEAASSIFVMTEFEQEVSSLHNIINDIQNNEQTLSIKMQNINEKLKNVTNSWRRNLDEMNTNTSDLKSEAKFIHTEVTSQINEVDQRVKSLSERVRDLEDSTARNIKTLKRQEDDEFSRVEQKLDLHAKAVEKLEEEQTSLVAKDTDLNHKLANYEPKVEECKTHLPTIENAIHSILRLSSELLSKEKKIEDLATQLYTVENNMLKTISDTMVMQKVLEGIQYNSSIMKMQNEIVVLDKAVRDIKVSSKSKTNLESCNLGNDQNGDK, from the exons atgtcTGAAgttaagcaaaggaaaaaaggtgtttCTTTGTCCAAGACCAATGAAGGTTCACAGAAGGCTGAGAAACACAGTAATTGTGGGAAGCTGGCAAGTCCCAGGACCAGCAATAATCGGAGCTCCTTTTGGATGGACTCGCGGACAAGCTTAAGCAtaatttctcttgctgtttgccTGATGCTGACCTG GTTCCTATTTCAGCAGTCAGGTCAATTTGCTGATatggaaaaaaagtacaagttCTTACAGCAAGAAGCTGTAAAATTCCTGGATGTGGAAAACAAAGTTAACTTAATTTCTGAAAAG CTTGAGTCTTCTGAAAGTATCCTACAAGAAGCTGCCTCATCCATCTTTGTGATGACTGAGTTTGAGCAGGAAGTGTCTTCTCTTCATAACATCATAAATGACATTCAGAACAATGAACAGACTCTCTCTATAAAGATGCAGAACATTAAtgagaagttaaaaaatgttacaaattcCTGGAGAAGAAACTTGGATGAAATGAACACAAACACTAGCGatttaaaatctgaagcaaAGTTCATACATACAGAAGTTACTTCCCAAATTAATGAAGTTGACCAAAGAGTTAAATCCCTTTCAGAAAGAGTAAGAGATTTGGAAGACAGTACAGccagaaatattaaaacactAAAAAGGCAAGAAGATGATGAATTCTCTAGAGTTGAACAAAAGTTGGACTTGCATGCAAAGGCAGTTGAAAAGCTAGAAGAAGAACAGACTAGTCTGGTAGCCAAGGACACAGACCTGAATCACAAACTTGCAAACTATGAACCTAAAGTTGAGGAGTGCAAGACCCATTTGCCAACAATTGAAAATGCTATTCACTCTATTCTTAGATTATCAAGTGAATTGCTAAGTAAGGAGAAAAAGATAGAGGACTTGGCAACACAGCTATATACTGTGGAAAATAATATGCTGAAAactatttctgatacaatgGTGATGCAAAAGGTTCTTGAAGGCATACAGTACAATAGCAGcataatgaaaatgcaaaatgaaatagtGGTTTTAGACAAAGCAGTGCGTGACATAAAAGTATCTTCAAAATCAAAAACAAATTTAGAAAGCTGTAACTTAGGAAATGACCAGAACGGGGATAAGTGA
- the APAF1 gene encoding apoptotic protease-activating factor 1 isoform X5, translating to MDAKSKKYLLMNRQALEKDIKTSYIMDHMISDEVLTLQEEERVKQQSTQKERAAMLINIILTKDNNSYRSFYNALLHEGYRDLAALLQDGIPAVSSGNRKTSMDGMTSHVKTVLCEGGVPQRPVVFVTRPELVDAIKQKLCCLGSDPGWVTVYGMAGCGKTVLTAEALRDHQLLEDYFPGGVHWISVGKQDKAGLLIKLQNLCSRLEHDSTLSQRPPLNIEEAKDRLRLLMLRKYSRSLLILDDIWDSWVLKAFDNQCQVLITSRDRSITDAVSGNKYEVHVESGLAHEKGLEILSLFVNMKISELPEQANCLVRECKGSPLVISLIGALLRDFPNRWEYYLKQLQNKQFKRIRKSSSYDYEALDEAMSISVEQLNDNYKDYYKDLSILPKDVKVPTKVLCILWDMETEEVEDILQEFVNKSLLFCDRNGKSFHYYLHDLQLDFLTEKNRNQLQELHKNIVNQYKKHYKLNMPVSSQEDCMYWYNFLAYHMAGANMQKELRDLMFSLDWIKAKTELVGPAHLIHEYVEYSSVLDQKDSTIRENFQEFLSLNGHLLGRQPFPDIIQLGLCQPETSEVYQQAKLHAQRETRTFYLEWT from the exons ATGGATGCCaagagtaaaaaatatttacttatgAATCGCCAAGCATTGGAAAAAGACATCAAGACTTCTTATATTATGGATCATATGATTTCTGATGAAGTACTAACATtacaggaggaggagagagtgAAACAACAG agtACACAGAAGGAGCGAGCAGCTATGCTAATAAACATTATTCTTACAAAAGATAATAATTCATATAGATCCTTTTATAATGCACTACTTCATGAAGGGTACAGAGATCTTGCTGCGCTTCTTCAGGATGGCATCCCTGCTGTCTCTTCTGGTAACAGGAAGACTTCAATGGATGGAATGACTTCACACG TTAAGACAGTTCTCTGCGAAGGAGGTGTACCACAGAGACCAGTTGTGTTTGTCACTCGGCCAGAACTGGTAGATGCTATTAAACAGAAACTGTGCTGCTTGGGAAGTGATCCAGGATGGGTCACAGTTTATGGAATGGCAGGCTGTGGGAAGACAGTTCTAACAGCAGAAGCTTTAAGGGATCATCAACTCTTGGAAG ATTACTTTCCAGGAGGAGTTCACTGGATCTCTGTTGGAAAACAGGACAAAGCAGGGCTCCTAATAAAACTTCAGAATCTCTGTAGTAGATTAGAGCATGACTCTACCCTCTCACAAAGGCCACCACTTAACATTGAGGAGGCTAAAGATCGTCTTCGTTTGCTGATGCTACGTAAATATTCCAG ATCTCTTTTGATCCTGGATGACATTTGGGATTCCTGGGtattaaaagcatttgataATCAATGTCAGGTTCTTATCaccagcagggacaggagcaTAACAGATGCTGTGTCTG GCAATAAATATGAGGTTCATGTGGAAAGTGGACTAGCACATGAGAAAGGATTGGAGATTTTATCTTTATTTGTGAATATGAAAATATCAGAACTGCCAGAGCAAGCTAACTGCCTTGTAAGGGAATGCAAAG GTTCTCCTCTTGTGATATCCTTAATAGGTGCATTATTACGAGACTTCCCTAATCGTTGGGAATACTATCTCAAACAGCTGCAGAATAAGCAGTtcaaaagaataagaaaatctTCTTCTTATGATTATGAAGCTCTTGATGAAGCAATGTCCATAAGTGTTGAGCAACTGAATGACAATTACAAAGACTACTATAAAGACCTCTCTATCCTCCCAAAAGATGTTAAAGTACCTACTAAG GTTCTTTGTATTCTTTGGGATATGGAAACTGAAGAAGTTGAAGATATACTACAGGAATTTGTTAACAAATCGCTATTGTTTTGTGATCGTAATGGGAAATCATTCCATTATTATTTACATGATCTTCAACTTGACTTTCTCACAGAGAAGAATCGCAACCAGCTTCAG GAGCTACATAAAAACATAGTAAATCAGTACAAGAAACATTACAAACTTAACATGCCTGTTTCATCTCAAGAGGATTGCATGTACTGGTATAACTTTCTAGCGTATCACATGGCTGGTGCCAACATGCAGAAG gAACTTCGTGAtcttatgttttctttagatTGGATTAAAGCTAAAACAGAATTGGTAGGACCTGCTCATCTGATTCATGAATATGTAGAGTATAGTTCAGTCCTGGATCAAAAG GATAGCACAATACGTGAGAACTTCCAGgaatttctgtctttaaatgGGCACCTTCTTGGACGACAGCCATTTCCTGACATTATACAGCTGGGTCTTTGCCAACCAGAGACATCAGAGGTGTATCAACAAGCCAAGCTACATGCTCAAAGAGAAACACGAACATTTTATTTGGAATGGAC GTAG
- the LOC121088268 gene encoding inhibitor of nuclear factor kappa-B kinase-interacting protein-like produces the protein MEQLEDLQIISHIKHLQEDIYTMKTWCSSIIKKQEELQNNLTTLFRAVSSVEQNAASVAKNITLTIVTVKTDIRRISGLVSEMTALTDSLQTLEDKVEKGEKATVKNIGDLLTSSIDRSTKLQNLASSNARKIEQIKTSLSELRSDFNKHSDRLLNLEGDRAKVLKTVTFANDLKPKMYKIKKDFVTLEPLINDLTLRIGRLVEDVLRREKEIALLNEKLANLTSSN, from the coding sequence ATGGAACAGCTGGAAGAtcttcaaataatttctcaCATTAAACATCTGCAAGAAGATatttatacaatgaaaacaTGGTGTAGCagcataattaaaaaacaagaagaaCTGCAAAACAATTTAACAACCCTTTTTCGTGCAGTTTCAAGTGTTGAACAGAATGCAGCTTCTGTAGCAAAAAACATAACCTTGACAATTGTGACAGTAAAAACTGACATAAGGCGCATTTCAGGCCTGGTCTCAGAAATGACTGCACTGACAGATTCTTTGCAAACACTAGAAGATAAAGtagaaaaaggtgaaaaggCAACAGTAAAAAATATAGGTGACCTGCTTACCAGTAGCATCGATCGAAGCACAAAACTACAAAACTTGGCATCCAGTAACGCAAGAAAAATCGAGCAAATTAAGACATCATTATCAGAGTTAAGGAGTGATTTCAACAAGCATTCAGATAGACTTTTGAATCTTGAAGGTGACAGAGCAAAAGTTCTAAAGACTGTTACATTTGCAAATGACTTAAAACCCAAGatgtacaaaattaaaaaggattttGTCACCTTGGAGCCATTAATAAATGACCTAACACTGAGAATAGGAAGATTAGTGGAGGATGTATTAAGACGGGAGAAGGAGATTGCTTTACTGAATGAGAAACTGGCCAATTTAACAAGTTCAAACTGA
- the APAF1 gene encoding apoptotic protease-activating factor 1 isoform X6, translating into MDAKSKKYLLMNRQALEKDIKTSYIMDHMISDEVLTLQEEERVKQQSTQKERAAMLINIILTKDNNSYRSFYNALLHEGYRDLAALLQDGIPAVSSGNRKTSMDGMTSHVKTVLCEGGVPQRPVVFVTRPELVDAIKQKLCCLGSDPGWVTVYGMAGCGKTVLTAEALRDHQLLEDYFPGGVHWISVGKQDKAGLLIKLQNLCSRLEHDSTLSQRPPLNIEEAKDRLRLLMLRKYSRSLLILDDIWDSWVLKAFDNQCQVLITSRDRSITDAVSGNKYEVHVESGLAHEKGLEILSLFVNMKISELPEQANCLVRECKGSPLVISLIGALLRDFPNRWEYYLKQLQNKQFKRIRKSSSYDYEALDEAMSISVEQLNDNYKDYYKDLSILPKDVKVPTKVLCILWDMETEEVEDILQEFVNKSLLFCDRNGKSFHYYLHDLQLDFLTEKNRNQLQELHKNIVNQYKKHYKLNMPVSSQEDCMYWYNFLAYHMAGANMQKELRDLMFSLDWIKAKTELVGPAHLIHEYVEYSSVLDQKV; encoded by the exons ATGGATGCCaagagtaaaaaatatttacttatgAATCGCCAAGCATTGGAAAAAGACATCAAGACTTCTTATATTATGGATCATATGATTTCTGATGAAGTACTAACATtacaggaggaggagagagtgAAACAACAG agtACACAGAAGGAGCGAGCAGCTATGCTAATAAACATTATTCTTACAAAAGATAATAATTCATATAGATCCTTTTATAATGCACTACTTCATGAAGGGTACAGAGATCTTGCTGCGCTTCTTCAGGATGGCATCCCTGCTGTCTCTTCTGGTAACAGGAAGACTTCAATGGATGGAATGACTTCACACG TTAAGACAGTTCTCTGCGAAGGAGGTGTACCACAGAGACCAGTTGTGTTTGTCACTCGGCCAGAACTGGTAGATGCTATTAAACAGAAACTGTGCTGCTTGGGAAGTGATCCAGGATGGGTCACAGTTTATGGAATGGCAGGCTGTGGGAAGACAGTTCTAACAGCAGAAGCTTTAAGGGATCATCAACTCTTGGAAG ATTACTTTCCAGGAGGAGTTCACTGGATCTCTGTTGGAAAACAGGACAAAGCAGGGCTCCTAATAAAACTTCAGAATCTCTGTAGTAGATTAGAGCATGACTCTACCCTCTCACAAAGGCCACCACTTAACATTGAGGAGGCTAAAGATCGTCTTCGTTTGCTGATGCTACGTAAATATTCCAG ATCTCTTTTGATCCTGGATGACATTTGGGATTCCTGGGtattaaaagcatttgataATCAATGTCAGGTTCTTATCaccagcagggacaggagcaTAACAGATGCTGTGTCTG GCAATAAATATGAGGTTCATGTGGAAAGTGGACTAGCACATGAGAAAGGATTGGAGATTTTATCTTTATTTGTGAATATGAAAATATCAGAACTGCCAGAGCAAGCTAACTGCCTTGTAAGGGAATGCAAAG GTTCTCCTCTTGTGATATCCTTAATAGGTGCATTATTACGAGACTTCCCTAATCGTTGGGAATACTATCTCAAACAGCTGCAGAATAAGCAGTtcaaaagaataagaaaatctTCTTCTTATGATTATGAAGCTCTTGATGAAGCAATGTCCATAAGTGTTGAGCAACTGAATGACAATTACAAAGACTACTATAAAGACCTCTCTATCCTCCCAAAAGATGTTAAAGTACCTACTAAG GTTCTTTGTATTCTTTGGGATATGGAAACTGAAGAAGTTGAAGATATACTACAGGAATTTGTTAACAAATCGCTATTGTTTTGTGATCGTAATGGGAAATCATTCCATTATTATTTACATGATCTTCAACTTGACTTTCTCACAGAGAAGAATCGCAACCAGCTTCAG GAGCTACATAAAAACATAGTAAATCAGTACAAGAAACATTACAAACTTAACATGCCTGTTTCATCTCAAGAGGATTGCATGTACTGGTATAACTTTCTAGCGTATCACATGGCTGGTGCCAACATGCAGAAG gAACTTCGTGAtcttatgttttctttagatTGGATTAAAGCTAAAACAGAATTGGTAGGACCTGCTCATCTGATTCATGAATATGTAGAGTATAGTTCAGTCCTGGATCAAAAGGTATGA